One window of Triticum dicoccoides isolate Atlit2015 ecotype Zavitan chromosome 5A, WEW_v2.0, whole genome shotgun sequence genomic DNA carries:
- the LOC119298710 gene encoding sucrose transport protein SUT2: MPPRRPNTGGGGGTSSAAPPPPPRKVPLRSLLRAASVACGVQFGWALQLSLLTPYVQELGIPHAFASLVWLCGPLSGLLVQPLVGHLSDRIAPANSPLGRRRPFIAAGAASIAFSVLTVGFSADLGRLFGDNIVPGSTRFGAIIVYLIGFWLLDVGNNATQGPCRAFLADLTENDPRRTRIANAYFSLFMALGNILGYATGAYNGWYKIFPFTITESCSVSCANLKSAFLLDIIILAITTYVSVVTVQDNPTFGSDEAAPPSSHEEEAFLFELFGSFKYFTMPVWMVLIVTSLTWIGWFPFILFDTDWMGREIYRGSPEIVADTQKYHDGVRMGSFGLMLNSVVLGITSIGMEKLCRKWGAGLVWGVSNIIMALCFVAMLIITYVAQNLDYGPSGAPPTGIVAASLIVFTILGAPLSVTYSIPYAMAASRVENLGLGQGLAMGILNLSIVIPQIIVSLGSGPWDQLFGGGNAPSFWVAAAASFVGGLVAILGLPRARLGPKKKTTQR; encoded by the exons aTGCCGCCGCGGCGGCCCAACAccggcgggggcgggggcacctcctcggccgcgccgccgcctcccccgcgCAAGGTCCCGCTCCGCTCCCTGCTCCGGGCGGCCTCCGTCGCCTGCGGGGTCCAATTCGGGTGGGCGCTGCAGCTCTCGCTGCTCACCCCCTACGTCCAAGAACTCGGCATCCCGCACGCCTTCGCCAGCCTGGTCTGGCTCTGCGGCCCGCTGTCGGGCCTCCTGGTGCAGCCGCTGGTGGGCCACCTCTCGGACCGCATCGCGCCGGCCAACTCCCCGCTGGGCCGTCGCCGGCCCTTCATCGCCGCGGGCGCCGCCTCCATCGCCTTCTCCGTGCTCAccgtcggcttctccgccgacctggGGCGGCTCTTCGGGGACAACATCGTGCCCGGGTCCACTCGGTTCGGCGCCATCATCGTCTACCTCATCGGCTTCTGGCTGCTGGACGTCGGCAACAACGCCACGCAGGGGCCATGCCGCGCCTTCCTCGCAGACCTCACAG AGAATGACCCGAGGAGGACCCGGATCGCCAACGCCTACTTCTCGCTCTTCATGGCCCTGGGGAACATACTCGGGTACGCCACCGGGGCATACAATGGCTGGTACAAGATATTCCCGTTCACTATCACCGAGTCCTGCAGCGTCAGCTGCGCCAACCTCAAGTCTGCGTTCCTGCTCGATATCATCATCCTAGCGATCACGACATACGTTAGCGTGGTGACGGTGCAGGACAACCCTACTTTCGGAAGCGACGAGGCGGCGCCTCCGAGCAGCCACGAGGAGGAGGCTTTCCTCTTTGAGCTTTTCGGGTCGTTCAAGTACTTCACGATGCCTGTTTGGATGGTCTTGATCGTCACCTCGCTTACCTGGATCGGGTGGTTCCCTTTCATCCTCTTTGATACCGACTGGATGGGCCGAGAGATCTACCGGGGAAGCCCGGAGATCGTCGCCGACACCCAAAAGTATCATGACGGTGTGAGAATGGGCTCTTTTGGTCTCATGCTCAACTCGGTCGTTCTCGGGATCACATCTATTGGAATGGAGAAGTTGTGTAGGAAGTGGGGAGCTGGACTTGTATGGGGTGTCTCCAATATCATCATGGCTCTGTGCTTCGTGGCGATGCTTATTATAACATACGTTGCGCAGAACCTGGATTATGGACCTAGTGGAGCACCTCCAACCGGCATTGTCGCCGCTTCCCTCATTGTGTTCACAATCCTAGGAGCACCTCTGTCG GTCACGTACAGTATACCATATGCGATGGCTGCAAGTCGTGTTGAAAATCTTGGGCTAGGCCAAG GTCTAGCAATGGGCATTCTTAATTTATCTATTGTGATACCACAG ATCATCGTGTCGCTGGGCAGCGGGCCGTGGGACCAGCTCTTCGGCGGAGGGAACGCGCCATCCTTCTGGGTGGCCGCCGCAGCCTCGTTTGTGGGCGGGCTGGTAGCCATCCTTGGGCTcccgcgagcccggctcggaccgaAGAAGAAAACCACCCAACGATGA